CTATCTGCGTCGGGAGCTTTTTTATGCAAGGGATCCGGCGCGCGTCAGCACGCAAATGCGACGGGAACGTCGCGAGGAAGGGAAGGTGTAGAAGATAGCCAAGAACGATGGACCTCGCATCAACCGCGAGATTACTGCACGCACGTGCCGCCTCATTGGTGTCGATGGCTCTCAGCTGGGTCTCTTTGGCCTAAGCGACGCATTGCGTGTCGCGAGTGATCAGGGCCTCGACCTCGTGGAGATCGCCCCCAACGCGGATCCACCCGTCTGCAAGGTGATGGATTACCGCAAGTACAGGTACGAGCAGGACCGTAAGGCCAAGGCCGCCCGCAAGAAGCAGATCAGGGTCGAAGTCAAGGAGATGAAGTTTCGTCCCAAGATCGATGTGGGTGACTACACCACGAAGAAGAACCATGTCATGCGCTTCCTCAAGAGGGGCGCGCGGGTCAAGATCACCATCATGTTTCGCGGTCGCGAGATGGCCCATCCCGAGCAGGGCAGGATGGTGCTCGATAGGTTGGCCGAGGACCTCGCGCCCTATGCGACGGTCGAGCAGCAGCCTAAGATGGAGGGTCGCAATATGCACATGCTCGTCGCCCCCATCAAGGGAGCCTTTAGCGAGAAGGGGCCCAAGGGCGACACCGAGAGCGAGAAGGAGAGCTAAGCATGCCCAAGATGAAGACGCACAAAGGTTCGGCAAAGCGCTTCCGTCGGACCGGCACAGGCAAGATCATGCGCGCGAAGGCGTTCAAGAGCCACATCCTTACCAAGAAATCCCAGAAGCGCATTCGGGACTTTCGTAAGGAAGCCGAGCTCACCCCAGGAGACGCCAAGGTTGTCTCGCAGCGTATAGGAAGCAAGCACTAGAGCACGAGCTGCGCATGCGCACGCTCTTTTGAGAAACACCAAGGAGTTGATGAGATATGGCACGTGTCAAGCGCGCAGTTGCCGGTCGCAAGAAGCGCCAGACCCTAGTCGAGCGCTCCAAGGGGTATTATGGCGCCCGCTCCCGCACCTTCCGTGGCATGAAGGAGCAGGTCCAGCACTCTGGGCAGTATGCCTACCGTGACCGTCGCAACAAGAAGCGCGACATCCGCGCCCTGTGGATCCAGCGTATCAACGCTGCCGCCCGCATGAACGAGCTCTCGTACAGCAGGTTCATGCATGGCCTGAAGCTTGCGGGCGTCGAGCTCGACCGCAAGGTCCTCGCCCAGATCGCCTATGAGGACGACGCCGCGTTCGCCGATCTCGCTACGGTGGCCAAGAAGGCCCTCGACGAGGCCGAGTAAGCAGCTCGCCCTGCGATTATGTGGGCGCCCTAGGCGTCCGTGGTGAAGCCCCCGTGACACGAGTGTGTCACGGGGGCTTTTTGTATGGCGGGACATGGGGCTACCCTCGCGTCGGACGACGCGTGCATCATGACTTTATTTCAAAGCTGTTAATAAGTTTTTTGTAGATCCAAATAAGAATTCAGTAAGTATAATTATAGCTAGGTGGTTTTCCAGTCGGCGGATAGAGTTGGGAAAGGACGGTTCATATGAGACGCAAACGTGTCATTCGCAAGGCCTTCGCTACGTTGTCGGTGTTCCTCGCGCTTCTCTTGGCGTGTGGCATCGCTTTTCCCTCTCAAGCTCGTGCTGAGGAGGCAGAGATTGAGACTCGGCCAACTGTACACAACGCCGTCGTGCTCGTCCTAGATGACTCTGGGAGTATGTGGGGAAAACCGATTGATAAGCTTAGGGAAGCAGCGAAGAAGTTCAGCGAGAAAATACTCGAGGCAGACACGGGTGCAAAGATAGCGATAGTCTCCTTCTCGAACTCAACCAAGGTTCTTCCGTTTACAAATAACAGAATAAGCATTGATGTTTTTGTTGAGGAGCAGATGCATGGCCTTCGTAACGGAACATATGTCGCCCCTGGTCTCAGTGAGGCTAAAGCTCTGGCCCAATCATTTAGTGTTAGCGATACTGCATCGGATAAGTACGTCAAGAGTATCATAACCATGTCGGATGGAATTCCGCACGATGGTAGCTCCGCTACACGGTTAGCCCAGTCCATGTTTCCGGACTACAACATGTACTCGCTCGGTTTCTTTAAGGGTGGGGACAATGCCGAAGCCATCGAGTTCCTGAAGAGTATTCAGAATTCAGGCTACTTTGAGGCAAACGACCTGGACGCCCTGATCAAGAAGTTCATTGAGATCGCCGATGAGCTACTGAATCCTGTTGAGATAAGTCTTTCGCACGATTATACGAAAAAAGATGCTAAAGGTGAGCCTACTGATAAGCGTCTCTTCACCATAAGAGCTGAGATCAAGAATTCTAATAGTCAAAAGATGATAAGAAATTTAAAAGTCAATCTTAAGTTACCCGAAGGACTCACTTTGCAGGGGGGTAAGCTTGAGAAAACTTGGGATAAGCTTGTTGCTGGGCAGACTAAGGAATTGGAGTGGAAAGTTAAGGCCTCTGACACTGCATCTGGTGCATTGGTGTATTCAGTGACGGCAAGCGGAGTTAACATCGTTGGTCTCACGCAGTCGGATAAAATCACTTTAGACACCCAGAATGGAAAAGATAATCAGCTTGACTTTAACAAAGATATCTGGAGCTTTACAAATAAAAAGGATATCTTTGGAGGTAAATGCTACTTAACTAAGGTGGATAAAGAAGTTCTCCTAAATGGATTATCAGATAAATTGTCGCAAAAAATGATAGATGAGTTAAAAAGAGAAGGTAAGAAGGAAGAAATTGCAAAAACACCATCTGAAAGGGCTCGTATTGAAAACAAAATAGATCAGGAATCGAGTGGTAGCTGCTACGGCTTTGCCGTTAGCACCGTCCTCAATAAAATGGGTGTTGCTAGCCCACTGCAGAGGCAAGAAGGGGCCAAATGCCTGTACGATATGAACCCCTCAGAAGAGGTTCAATCATATATCAATTACTACCACCTTACACAGTATCTTGACTCAAGTATAATTGATATGGTTAATTTCTGTTACAGTTATTCTGGGACAAAAAAGGAAAAGTCTACTAAACCTATTGAAAGGATGCATAAACTGGTGGAGCGGGTTAAGGCTGTTGCACATGGAGGCAGTCCAGTTATCTTGACTTTTCAGTGGGATAGTCATACACATACTGTCGTTGCTGACAAATTTGAGTCGAAATCCGGAGGTTATTCCCTGATAAATAAATTCGGACCTTTTGCCGGGACTAAGAGCTATGATGGACGCATACGCTATTATGATAATGCAGATCCAGGAAAAAAAGGTCGTTATTTGTACTATTTATATATAGATACAAATACAGGAGAATTTGCATTGCCTGACTATGAAAAATTCTATGATAAAGATAATCCTTTTACACAGAATGTCGAGCTTATTCAAGCTATGAACGATCTGTCCCTTATAAACGGGAAGGATCTTAAAACATCAGCAGACAACAGGGAAGCTGTTCTATCCACCAAGGAAGAGACGGCTCGTCGCAAAGCTCGCATACAACGCAAAGATGGCGCTCATACACAAAGTGAAAGTGAAGATGGAACTTGGGACATATCTGAGGTTGCAGAGGGTAAGAGTGACCTGATGAGATTCTGGGATCGTGATGGGGTGGATTCGGGATCGCCTCTGAACATAGTCCTTCCCGACAACAAGGAAGACTACAGCGTCAGTTCCCCGGATGCGTATGATTACTCGCTCAAGTATCCCGACGCGTTCCTCTTGGTGCAGTCCGCTGGCGCCGAGTCCGCCTCCTTCGAGCGTGGCGGGACTGTCAAGCTTGCGCACAACACGGGCTCGTACAAGCTCACCTCCACGCTAGACAGCGCGACGGGAGACCTTTACACGTTTGGCGTCACGGGCACCGACGGTGGCGACGTCGAACTGCGAAAGACCGAGGGCGGTTATGTCATCAAGGCGGACTCCCTCAAAGGAGCTACGGCTGAGGCTAGCGGCGATGACGTGACGAAGAGCATCGCGCTTGACGGGGACGCCACCGAGGTCCAGATTAGCTCAGACGGCACCGACATCACTGCCTCGATCGACGAGGACGGCGACGGTATCTTCGAGAAGGCCATCGGTAGCAGCGCACAGGGTGCCAAGCAGGGTAAGGATGATAATAAGCAGAACAAGGGTGATGACGGGACTCCGGGACCCACAGACCAAGGATCAAAGGTGTCATCCACGTTTAATGGCAACGCGGGATCCGCGAGGGTGTCGGACGTCCAGCCTGAGAGGGGTGGTGGCGACCTGCCGAAGACGGGTGACTCTTCGCCGCTCTTCATGGTCCTTCCGCTCGCTGTCCTTGGTGCTCTTGCCACCGTGCTCGGCATCGTGCTCAGGCGCAGGCGTGGCGATGCCGACTCGGGTGGGGTCGATGGCTAATCCCCTCTCGCTTACAACTTGAGGTTCGCTGTCCTCACTGACGTACCATGTGCCCGCGCCCCGAAAGCCTTTTGCTCAAGGGACGCGGGCCGCTCTGTTCGTGGCAAGATAGGGGAGAGGCCAGAGGGAGGCTTGGACTTTGTGTTTCTCTCGTGCTTATTGCTGAGTCCTAATGACTAAGCTTCTATTCAGTTAATATAGTCAGTCGCGTGGTTGATATCGGTCGATAACGGAGGATCTCAGTGAAAGGTAAGCTCTTTGCTCTTCGCAAGATGTTTGGCGCTCTCTCGGTGTCCATCGTGCTCGCTTTGACGTGCGGTGCCGCACTTCCCTCACAGGCATGTGCCCAGGGACGTGACACAAAGGCTCAGCCCGGCGCGCACAACGTCGTCGTGCTCCTGTTGGATGACTCTGCGAGCATGGCACCACGCTCGAGGGAGAGCCTCAAGGAGGCCGCGAAGAGGATTGGCAAGGGGATTCTCGAGTCCGATGCGAAGGCAAGGGTCGCGATCGTTTGCTGTGGTCGCTCAAATGCTGTCCTTCCTTTCACAGGTAAGTTTGATGACGTGAAGTCTTTCGTCGACACGCGGATGAGTAGTGGTGGGAACGCTGGCGTGAACGCAGGTGCAGGCCTTCAGAGCGTCGATGCCACGGCAAGGCGTCTCGAGAGCGTCCCATCCGACGTAT
The DNA window shown above is from Olsenella sp. oral taxon 807 and carries:
- the infC gene encoding translation initiation factor IF-3, with amino-acid sequence MAKNDGPRINREITARTCRLIGVDGSQLGLFGLSDALRVASDQGLDLVEIAPNADPPVCKVMDYRKYRYEQDRKAKAARKKQIRVEVKEMKFRPKIDVGDYTTKKNHVMRFLKRGARVKITIMFRGREMAHPEQGRMVLDRLAEDLAPYATVEQQPKMEGRNMHMLVAPIKGAFSEKGPKGDTESEKES
- the rpmI gene encoding 50S ribosomal protein L35 → MPKMKTHKGSAKRFRRTGTGKIMRAKAFKSHILTKKSQKRIRDFRKEAELTPGDAKVVSQRIGSKH
- the rplT gene encoding 50S ribosomal protein L20, which codes for MARVKRAVAGRKKRQTLVERSKGYYGARSRTFRGMKEQVQHSGQYAYRDRRNKKRDIRALWIQRINAAARMNELSYSRFMHGLKLAGVELDRKVLAQIAYEDDAAFADLATVAKKALDEAE
- a CDS encoding vWA domain-containing protein; translated protein: MRRKRVIRKAFATLSVFLALLLACGIAFPSQARAEEAEIETRPTVHNAVVLVLDDSGSMWGKPIDKLREAAKKFSEKILEADTGAKIAIVSFSNSTKVLPFTNNRISIDVFVEEQMHGLRNGTYVAPGLSEAKALAQSFSVSDTASDKYVKSIITMSDGIPHDGSSATRLAQSMFPDYNMYSLGFFKGGDNAEAIEFLKSIQNSGYFEANDLDALIKKFIEIADELLNPVEISLSHDYTKKDAKGEPTDKRLFTIRAEIKNSNSQKMIRNLKVNLKLPEGLTLQGGKLEKTWDKLVAGQTKELEWKVKASDTASGALVYSVTASGVNIVGLTQSDKITLDTQNGKDNQLDFNKDIWSFTNKKDIFGGKCYLTKVDKEVLLNGLSDKLSQKMIDELKREGKKEEIAKTPSERARIENKIDQESSGSCYGFAVSTVLNKMGVASPLQRQEGAKCLYDMNPSEEVQSYINYYHLTQYLDSSIIDMVNFCYSYSGTKKEKSTKPIERMHKLVERVKAVAHGGSPVILTFQWDSHTHTVVADKFESKSGGYSLINKFGPFAGTKSYDGRIRYYDNADPGKKGRYLYYLYIDTNTGEFALPDYEKFYDKDNPFTQNVELIQAMNDLSLINGKDLKTSADNREAVLSTKEETARRKARIQRKDGAHTQSESEDGTWDISEVAEGKSDLMRFWDRDGVDSGSPLNIVLPDNKEDYSVSSPDAYDYSLKYPDAFLLVQSAGAESASFERGGTVKLAHNTGSYKLTSTLDSATGDLYTFGVTGTDGGDVELRKTEGGYVIKADSLKGATAEASGDDVTKSIALDGDATEVQISSDGTDITASIDEDGDGIFEKAIGSSAQGAKQGKDDNKQNKGDDGTPGPTDQGSKVSSTFNGNAGSARVSDVQPERGGGDLPKTGDSSPLFMVLPLAVLGALATVLGIVLRRRRGDADSGGVDG